From one Lycorma delicatula isolate Av1 chromosome 2, ASM4794821v1, whole genome shotgun sequence genomic stretch:
- the Ttc19 gene encoding tetratricopeptide repeat domain 19 produces the protein MFCTRTYRLLTVNSLAALITKNNCQHYNQSYFIRLLHKQTKNGISDFESFKRFFFYNNFCLKTHSRHSFYNEHLHYGRHAKLITLSGLLSFLHGKEEDKESELIMTIKRGILSIQREEYKVAEQILHVALRLAQEQQNEDGVTYVYDLLANVAFQVGEWEKAEKLFVNVMQRELGAGLAKDDMKIIHMSLKLAKIYESLKQDEKAENGFQFCMENLQRRIDKSTEDEDVLTLWAMTLDWYARFLQQKSRFNEALVFYKKAYDMCVKLNGEIHEQNVILLNDIGTITFLKGDKDDALDYMIKAIEIGKHLPNMEDFSSVYVNLGNIYLQKGMFEEAKKSCTEGFQNATRHKNEEGIKEANICLEEIKKLYKK, from the exons ATGTTTTGTACTCGGACGTATAGGTTATTGACGGTTAATTCGTTAGCGGCTTTGATTACGAAAAATAATTGTCAGCATTACAATCAGTCATATTTTATTCGATTACTTCACAAACAAACGAAAAATGGTATCTCAGATTTCGAATCgtttaaaaggtttttcttctataataatttttgtttaaaaacacacAGCCGGCACTCCTTTTATAATGAACACTTGCATTACGGAAGGCAcgctaaattaataacattatctgGACTTCTTAGTTTTCTACATGGTAAAGAGGAAGATAAAGAGTCAGAGTTAATTATGACCATTAAGAGGGGTATACTTTCTATCCAG agAGAAGAATATAAAGTGGCAGAACAAATATTACATGTTGCATTACGGTTAGCACAAGAACAACAGAATGAAGATGGTGTTACATACGTTTATGATCTATTAGCTAATGTTGCATTTCAAGTAGGAGAATGGGAAAAAGCAGAAAAGTTATTTGTGAATGTTATGCAGAGAGAATTGGGTGCAGGTTTAGCCAAAGatgatatgaaaataatacatatgaGTTTAAAGCTCGCCAAAATATATGAATCGCTTAAACAGGATGA aaaggCAGAAAATGGGTTTCAGTTTTGCATGGAAAATCTTCAGAGACGTATTGATAAATCAACTGAAGATGAAGATGTTCTAACACTTTGGGCAATGACATTAGATTGGTATGCTAGATTCCTTCAACAAAAAAGTAGATTCAATGAAGctttagtgttttataaaaaagcatATGATATGTGTGTCAAATTAAATGGTGAAATACATGAGCAAAATGTTATATTACTTAATGATATCGgtacaataacatttttgaaaggtGATAAAGATGATGCTTTAGATTATATGATTAAAGCCATTGAAATTGGTAAGCACTTGCCTAATATGGAAGATTTTTCATCAGTGTATGTGAATCTTGGtaacatatatttacaaaaaggtaTGTTCGAAGAAGCTAAAAAATCATGTACAGAAGGTTTTCAAAATGCTACTAGACATAAAAATGAGGAAGGCATAAAAGAAGCCAATATttgtttagaagaaataaaaaaattgtataaaaaataa